The Arachis ipaensis cultivar K30076 chromosome B03, Araip1.1, whole genome shotgun sequence region AAGATGTGAGCACATTTCACCTATTGTTTCAACCAGCCATCTGCATTTGAAGTTTGATTTACATTTTTTTTCCCCAAATCATTTTATTTCTTATGCAGTTTCTGAGGGAGCAAGAACCTGGATATGTAACAGCTCTGCTTCGCACAAGGATTTTGCCACTGTATGCAACAGCTGCCTTGGTGCCATACCTGGTTGCAAGTGCAAACTGGGTACTAGGAGAACTAGGCTCCTGTCTACCTGAAGTAAGACAGCATATCAATTATGCTATCTAAACCTGAGCAAATTCGTTTTCAAATACTGTTCCAAAATGCATTTTGGTGAATGTTGAGGACACATTTAGCCTATCTTGTTTCTAACTTTCTGTTTCATCGTAGGAGATGAGCGCTGATGTATATTCTCAATTGCTTATGGCATTGGTCATGCCAGATAAGCAGGATATGTCTTGCTACCCTGTCCGGATTTCTTCTGCTGGGGCAATTACGACACTACTTGATGTGAGCTCTTAATTTCTACATCTACCAGGGATGtccaatctttttttttttttttttttttgatttaccACTCAgcttctgtttttcctttttccaGAATGAATACATGCCCCCTGATTTTCTACCTCTAGTTCAAGTAATCATTGGCAACATTGGAAATGATGAGAGTGAGAGCTCCATCTTATTACAACTTCTCAGTTCTGTCATGGAAGCTGGAGATGAGGAATTAGCTATCCATATCCCACATATTGTCTCATCATTAGTTGGTCCCATCTCAAAGTGGTTAATACCTAATCCGGAGCCTTGGCCTCAAGTATGCGCTgatctctcttgtttatttgctgtTTAGCAATGATTGCTACCAGTTGTTTTGCTAACAACTCTAATAGATAATAACATTGAATTTGGTTTGATGAATAAATATAACTTTGCTATCAGTAATGTGTGATAAATAAATATAACTTTGCATTCAGTTGCTTTGTTTGATGGAGCAAATAACATGCATGTCTAGTTAGTTATTTTGGACCATGCTGGATTTTTCATTGGCCCATACTATTGCACCAACGCAATACTAATTTTGATCTGACTATGTATCTGCAATAGGTGGTTGAGCGTGCAATTGCTGCTCTAGCAGTTATTGGTCAGACTTGGGAGGACTGCAGACGTGAAGAATCTGAGTCAATTGATTCTCTTGAGANNNNNNNNATATAATCTGCGTTTACTCCATTCATTTTTTCCAATTTTGTTTATACCATTATACTTCTTTGATTATCTTTATGTGCATATAAACTATTGTGCTTCTTATTGTCCTTTTGGTGGTTTGGCTATCAGATAACGATTGTCTTCAATAATTCAATCTTGCAAATTAAAAATATTCCCACATTATACTTTTTTTGTgagaattattttaaaataattatcttGAACTGAGGATCAACAGGATCAGCATTCTCCCCCTTCATCATGCATAGAAGATTCCTCAACTATGCTAAAGTCTGTCATGCTTTCTATTAATGGAAATGACATGATTGAAGAGCTTAAAGTGTCAGAGCTGCTGTTGGTTTGGGCTGAAATGATTGCAGAGTGGCATGCATGGGAAGAATCAGAGGATTTGTCCATTTTTGATGTGATTAAGGAAGCTGTGTATTTAGCTCGTAAGTATAGGCTGAAAAACTTCATTGTGAAAGATATGCCATCTCCTCCAGCTCCCCCTGTGCCTGAACGTTCAATCATAGAAGGCATTGGCACTTTCATCAGCGAGGCCATTAAGCAATATCCATCTGCAACATTGAGAGCTTGTTCATGTGTGCATATATTACTACATTGTCCAAGCTACTCACTTGAAACTGAAGGTGTAAAGCAGTCATTGGCTACTTCTTTTAGTCGAGCAGCCTTCTCTCGCTTTAGAGAAGTTAAGGGCAACCCTGGTTCACTTTGGAAGCCTCTATTGCTTGCTATATCTTCATGCTATTTGTGTTATCCCGATATTGTTGAAGGTGTTCTGGAGAAGAGTGAAGAGGGAGGCCTCAAAATTTGGGCATCTTCTTTGTGTCATCTATCCAATAGCTCCTTTGAGGCAGGTCTGACAGCCGAGTCCGAGATGAAGTTGATTGGTAAGTAGCTTGCCTTCAGCTATAACGAAACTTCAGaatattgtatttttcttttccttgaagAATGGGCTTCACAACTATTGATTGTCTTCATTATACACTTACAAAGTTTTCTCCTTGATCATACCAACTTTACCCTCCTCTAAAACTATCTCTTTGAATCAATTTAGCcgtcttttcttttgtttctgtttttgtttttgttttttggtttGGGGTTGTTGTTCGTGCTGAAGGCAGACATTGAAGGCCATGCTTATTAATACTTCATTCTGTACAGAATCTTGCTAATAATTTTAAGTATAAATTGTTTGAAGGTTGCTGTTTCTCACAACATCATTATGTCTTTATAAATAGAACATTTGAATAGTTGAAACTGGAATCTATTTTTCCACAGTTGCTaacaatttcttttattttatttatttgtttgtttttacaTGCATTTTAGTGATGACGCTGGCCCAATTGATTGAGCAACTACTGAGAAAAGGGAAGTCAGGTGTTGATTCAATTCAAAGCTGCTTTACTTTTCTGTTGGAAGTATTTATACGACTGAAAGAGGTGCGTGACGGGAAAGAAGATGACCCAGAGGAAGAAGTGGCTGAAAATGATGAGGAAAACAATGAGGATGAGGCCAGTGATGATGATGACTCTGAAGATTATGATGAGGTTTATTTTTGCAATTTCTTGACTTATATTGTTTTTCAGCGTTGTTCTAAATCAACTTATATCTTTGTTGTAGCAGTGATTGGCTTTCATTACTCAATTTGTCTTTTACTTTCTTGGTTTACATTAGGACTCTGACGATGAGGAATACGAAGAAACAGAAGAAGAATTTCTTGATAGGTATGCTAAAGCTGCTGAGGCATTAGAAAATGGTTCAACTATTGAAGAGGGGGATGATGAAGATCAAGAAGTGGAGATGGAATTAGGTAAGCCATTTATGTGTATGCATGATATGAATATTTGCACATATACTGTTTGATCTTTTGTACTTGAATCATTTATGCAAAGATATCAGTATATGCATCATTGCAGTTAATCTGCTAGTGGTCACACCCCcagcaaaattaaattaaaatgaaagaatATTTGGATTTCTTAGTTCCAGTTAttacttttttaattttatgattgCTTATCCACAAGTTCATCATAGATGAAAAATTTGCACCCTTTTTAATCCATCTGCTGTCATGGTGGGAATACAGGTCCATTAGGTGATGTTGATGAGCACGACATTGTGTTATCCTTGATAGACAAATATCGGCATATACTCATAGATGGACAAAGTTTTCCCTCGAATGTGATCGTGAATTTTCTGAATGCCTTCCCCGAATTTAGTTTGTATTTCCAGCAATATAGATAACTGGGATAAGTATGGTTTGTATCATGTATTGCTGTTGTGTGTAAATGAGTTTCTTCTTAAGAAAAGTCAGGGTTTTGAACTGTGTTGTATAAAATACGTtacaattttatttatattattattcgTATAATTATTCCTTTAACTGGGGAAAAGGGCAGCGGGATATTTACCATGTCCAGATTTGAGAGTCGAAGCATCCAGCAATTGGAAAACGTATATTATTGAAGAAAATTTCCTCTTTTGTGTAGCCCCTATTGTGTTATAATTGCTCTGTTCTTTGTTAATGCTTAATTGCTTATCATCGCTTTAGCGACTTAAACTCTTAAGGGTTATCCCCAGCTTCTGCACGTAAAATTTTACATTTGTTACAAGTTTATCCCTTTAATTCTAACTAGACAAGTCAGTAACCCAAAATCTACTATGTAGGAAAAGATAAGGATTCTGCATTAATTCTCTGGATATGAGGATGCCTGATAAATCACCTAACGTATGTATATGCGTTAACAAACAGAAAAACAGATAGGCCAGAAGATACTACTCTCATTTTCAAATTATTTGTTTCATTTACCCTTATTTTAGTTGCAAGTTACATTGTATTTTCTTTGTTTCTGCTGATTAAATTGTAGTATAttgtatttttaataattttattttatatttaacgaAATCGGTTCGATCACAGTTCAATTACGGTTGGACCATTGAACCATTAAATCAGTTATTTGATTGATTTAATGACCAGTTCGGTTCTCATAATCTTAGTAAATATTAGTAATTTTATGTATCAgccatatatttatttatatttttaatatacttCAGTTAACCTTCTAAATCGATAAATCAGTAATTAGAACGATTTAATGATCAATTAATTTTTAGAACCTTAATATTATCTAATGAGTAACTAAATTAAGATAACATTATGATTCTTATTATTTATTgtaatttttctcaaaatctgtTATTTATAGACCcatttatattctaatatatacTGAAAATAACATTATAAAGACCTAAAGACCAAAACACCCCTAAGAACCCATCCTTCTCTCCTCGTTCTCTCGCTCATGTTGCCCTTCCCACCCACCGCTTTATATAATTCTTTTTTGATATTTCAGTcgaaaaatataaatacaaacaTTTCTTACTCCTCTTTTTGAAGCTCCAATTTTTCTCCATAAAGCAGACGAAAGCGAATCTCATTCTTTCTCTTCATTATcgaattcttttctttttattcattCTTCTGCTGTATTGGGTTTTCTTTGAATTACGATGTCAATGGCGAGGCCTAATCAGGAGGCAATTGAGACATTTATGAGCATCACTGGCAATTGATCTAATGAAAGCCAGCACCAAAAAGATTCACAACCAGCGATTTCAATGTACttggcttcttcttttcttttcttttttacttctATTTCAATTTTCATGGCCAAGAATTATGCACTGCTGATTTTCATGTTGTCAGTCTTTTCAATGATAAGTCATTTAACATTCAAGAAACGCCATTGTTGTCGATGTTCTTGAAGGTTTTTGGTGGTCTTCTTTCAAATTCCATAATAACTgaaatctttttctccttctaAAATATTGGATGCCTCAGATTCACTGGTTCTTGTTTAATTTTGTATTCTTTTTCCCCTCATTTTTCTGAGGATATGATGAAATTGTTCAAACTAGGGAAGTTACATTTGTTTCGGGTTTAGGAGCTTTAACTTCTGTGGGTTTTTTTTCTCCTTTGCAAGATGTGTACAGAAAGAAAGTGGCTGAGAAACTGAGTTTGCATTCAGAAGTAAATCTGTTGAAGATGCTGGTTTTTAGGGCAGCGCTTTAAAACATTTGCAATCACCAAATGTTCCGTAAATTGCCAAAGGTTTCTGTTCACTCTTTTTCACTACATTTTTGCATCAATCTGTCCATAACATATTCCGGTTGATTGGCTTATTCATTATTGTTTTCAATATAAAAAGAGAAATGATTGTCCGTGTGATAGGCTATGGTACCAACTTTTCCTGAAGAAAGCCCTGCAATAagtaaattcataaatgaaaatatgATAGGAAGAAACAGAATTATTCTTGAATTATTTGTTCTCACTTACCAGAAGCTACAAAAGTCTCAGATGCATAGAACCCTATTCCATTGATTCCACTAGCATGTTCACATATTTTAAACCAACACCAATCTGAAATTTTGTAACGAACTATTAGAAACCTTTGATTTGACCAATTTTATTATGTTTGTGGCTAAGTTTCTGCAGTGAGTAGTATGTTACTTACAACTAAATAGCGTATATATTTTCTTTGGAACAAATCCAATAGATTAGCCTTAGGAAGGCTTTGAACAGTTACAATTAATCCTGTTATCCAAAACATATGTCAGtttaaacaccaaacttgtttgATTCAATATATTCAATCTGTATGCATATCTATTGACTTGATGTACTTTAAGTTTTGGTAGAGCTGAAGATTACTTGGCTAGAGGCTCAAGGCCTACTACAGTCCCCTCTTGACCATGCTCCCTACATTGTGGTGATTGAAGGTTTTGAATTTGAAGGATGAGGTACTTTGTTCTTGCTTTATGTCTACACTATCTATTACATGAGGGGAGAAAGATAGAATACTTGCACATTCTTAATGATATGGATGCATTACTTGCCTTTAaaatttcttcctcttttttgTTAGATCGAACTACACAATAATGGAAAGTTGTTTAGATTGTTGACCTTGATGCCATATTTCTTGCAGTTGTGGCATGAGAAAatccaaaacaaaacaaaatggtGTGTTACCAAGTGGATATGCACGGAGGATTGGGTCCTAAATACAGAAAATTAAATACGGAAAATTGGCTGAACTACGGAAGGTAGTTACCATTATTTAATTGTTCTTGTCTTAATCCTGAATCCTTTTCTTTACAAAATTGAAGAGGGACTCGCATTTGTTTAATATTTGaatctttattttcttatcatgaaTGTTGTGTTTTTGCTGCTCCATAAATGACACATTGGTTATCAAATCATTGTGGTGGTGAAAAGATCTAGAAGACTCAACGTAAAAATTGTCTAAGTAGTAACCAAGTTGAGTGTCTCTTGTTGAAGCAATCATTGGCCAAGCTTTTTACCAGTGAAGCAATCAAGTCTGAGGTATGCATTCAAGGTTAGTTTGAATTTTTTCTCCATTG contains the following coding sequences:
- the LOC107633035 gene encoding importin beta-like SAD2 homolog, whose amino-acid sequence is MAELTQIADLLNQTLSPDANAVRAATDALDRLCLTSNFPFYLLSISTRGEDQGQKVAAATYLKNFTRRNMDSSSAATISSVGKEFKEQLMQALLQAEFHILKILVEVFQSVAVAEFVKQNSWPELVPYLQSAIQNSNLINGSSSACSTVNALVVLHALLRPFQYFLNPKVPKEPVPLQLELIAKEILVPLLSIFHQFVGKALATLDRAEIETEKVLLTVCKCLHFAVKSYMPPTLIPLLPSFCCDLIAILGSLRFDDLVAEEDVYFTRLKTGKRSLLIFSALVTRHRKHSDKLMPQMISCVLNIVKYSKNTSKLPFLSERVLSLGFDVISNVLETGPGWRLVSPHFTTLLESAIFPALVMNEKDISEWEEDADEYIRKNLPSDIDEISGWRDDLFTARKSAINLLGVISMSKGPPTESAADALSASAKRKKGQKNKKSNQRRSMGELLVLPFLSLHHYFGVLMAYGGLQDFLREQEPGYVTALLRTRILPLYATAALVPYLVASANWVLGELGSCLPEEMSADVYSQLLMALVMPDKQDMSCYPVRISSAGAITTLLDNEYMPPDFLPLVQVIIGNIGNDESESSILLQLLSSVMEAGDEELAIHIPHIVSSLVGPISKWLIPNPEPWPQVVERAIAALAVIGQTWEDCRREESESIDSTEDQQDQHSPPSSCIEDSSTMLKSVMLSINGNDMIEELKVSELLLVWAEMIAEWHAWEESEDLSIFDVIKEAVYLARKYRLKNFIVKDMPSPPAPPVPERSIIEGIGTFISEAIKQYPSATLRACSCVHILLHCPSYSLETEGVKQSLATSFSRAAFSRFREVKGNPGSLWKPLLLAISSCYLCYPDIVEGVLEKSEEGGLKIWASSLCHLSNSSFEAGLTAESEMKLIVMTLAQLIEQLLRKGKSGVDSIQSCFTFLLEVFIRLKEVRDGKEDDPEEEVAENDEENNEDEASDDDDSEDYDEDSDDEEYEETEEEFLDRYAKAAEALENGSTIEEGDDEDQEVEMELGPLGDVDEHDIVLSLIDKYRHILIDGQSFPSNVIVNFLNAFPEFSLYFQQYR